From the Mangifera indica cultivar Alphonso chromosome 10, CATAS_Mindica_2.1, whole genome shotgun sequence genome, one window contains:
- the LOC123228106 gene encoding probably inactive leucine-rich repeat receptor-like protein kinase At5g48380, translated as MAFWRVLIGLVILFTCCCVSQATLTDIECLKSIKKSFQDPLGYLASSWNFDNVSEGNICKFAGVECWHPDENRVLNIKLPDMGLRGQFPLGIINCSSLTGLDLSNNNLSGTIPSDISDRLNFVTTLDLSSNNFSGEIPSGLAKCTYLNVLRLNNNRFNGTIPLELGGLDRLKEFSVANNLLTGPVPSFQKSTITAEAYVNNQGLCGKLLSVCPGTRKKPHVGVIVGAAIGGITITALIVGVILYYLLHGAVKKKEDDPEGNRWAKSIKGTKGIKVSMFKKTVSKMRLSDLMEATDNFSNKNIIGTGRTGTMYLGLLPDGCSLMVKRLQDSRHLEKEFVSEMKILGSIEYRNLVPLLGFCMAKKERLLVYKFMENGTLYDKIHPVEPDVKSLEWPLRLKVAIGAARGLAWLHHSCNPRILHRNISSKCILLDGEFEPKLSDFGLARLMNPIDTHLSTFVNGEFGDLGYVAPEYPRTLVATPKGDVYSFGVVLLELITGEKPTHLANAPDNFKGSLAEWIEHLSQNSALQAAFDKSLVGNGFDSELNQFLKVACKCVLPTPKNRPTMFEVYQLLRAIGEKYQFTADNEIMLLPDSNDAEFQDELIVAPEGV; from the exons atGGCTTTTTGGAGGGTTTTGATTGGGTTGGTGATTTTGTTTACTTGCTGTTGTGTAAGTCAAGCCACTTTGACTGATATAGAGTGCTTGAAATCCATTAAGAAATCTTTTCAAGACCCTTTGGGTTACTTGGCTTCTTCATGGAATTTCGATAATGTTTCAGAAGGTAACATCTGCAAGTTTGCTGGTGTGGAGTGTTGGCACCCTGATGAGAACAGAGTTCTCAATATCAAGCTTCCGGATATGGGTTTGAGAGGCCAATTTCCTCTTGGCATCATAAATTGCTCAAGCTTGACTGGCTTAGATCTTTCCAACAACAATTTATCTGGGACTATTCCTTCCGACATCTCGGATAGACTCAATTTTGTGACAACCCTTGATCTTTCCTCGAACAACTTTTCTGGGGAAATCCCTTCCGGTTTAGCGAAATGTACTTACTTGAATGTGCTCAGGCTCAATAACAATAGGTTTAATGGTACAATTCCATTGGAACTTGGCGGGCTTGACCGGCTCAAGGAATTTAGTGTTGCCAACAATCTATTGACAGGTCCGGTTCCTTCCTTTCAAAAAAGTACTATCACTGCTGAGGCCTATGTCAACAATCAGGGACTTTGCGGGAAGCTTTTGAGTGTCTGCCCTGGCACTCGGAAGAAGCCTCATGTTGGTGTTATTGTTGGGGCTGCCATCGGTGGTATAACTATTACAGCTCTTATCGTGGGGGTTATTCTGTATTACTTGTTACATGGAGCAgttaagaagaaagaagatgatCCTGAAGGTAATAGATGGGCGAAAAGCATCAAAGGCACCAAGGGCATCAAG GTTTCGATGTTTAAGAAGACAGTTTCAAAAATGAGGTTGAGTGATCTTATGGAGGCGACCGACAACTTCAGCAATAAGAACATCATTGGAACTGGAAGAACAGGAACAATGTATCTTGGTTTGCTTCCTGATGGATGCTCCCTTATGGTTAAGAGGTTGCAGGACTCTAGGCATCTGGAGAAAGAATTTGTGTCCGAGATGAAAATACTTGGCAGCATTGAGTATCGAAACTTGGTTCCCCTTCTGGGTTTCTGCATGGCGAAGAAGGAAAGACTTCTGGTGTACAAGTTTATGGAAAACGGGACACTTTACGACAAAATACATCCTGTGGAACCTGATGTCAAAAGCCTGGAATGGCCCTTGAGGCTCAAAGTTGCCATTGGAGCAGCTAGAGGTTTGGCATGGCTTCATCATAGCTGCAACCCCCGGATATTGCATAGAAACATAAGCTCTAAATGCATTCTGCTGGATGGGGAGTTTGAACCCAAGTTATCGGACTTTGGCCTTGCCAGGCTTATGAATCCAATTGACACTCATTTAAGCACTTTTGTCAATGGGGAGTTTGGAGATTTAGGTTATGTAGCTCCTGAATATCCTCGGACACTGGTAGCTACCCCAAAGGGCGATGTATACAGTTTTGGAGTGGTTCTTCTGGAGTTGATTACTGGTGAGAAACCAACCCATTTGGCTAACGCTCCAGATAACTTCAAGGGAAGTTTAGCAGAGTGGATCGAACATCTGTCCCAGAACTCTGCTCTGCAAGCTGCTTTTGACAAGTCCTTGGTGGGAAATGGTTTTGACAGTGAACTCAACCAGTTTCTCAAAGTTGCTTGTAAATGTGTGTTGCCAACTCCAAAGAATAGACCTACCATGTTTGAAGTGTACCAGCTTCTGAGAGCAATTGGAGAGAAATATCAATTCACAGCTGACAACGAAATTATGCTGCTACCTGATTCCAATGATGCAGAATTTCAAGATGAGCTTATTGTTGCACCAGAAGGAGTGTAG